CCGCAGCCACGGCAGTGCCAGGCGCGAGGCCCGTACCGCCGCCATCAGGTCGATCTGCAGGCTGGCGGCCCAGCCATCCTCGTCATCGGCCATGCCGTAGCCAGTGGCGTTGTTGACCAGCACATCGATGCCGCCAAGTGCATCGGCAGCGGCCTGCAGCCAAGCCTGGATCTGGCCGACGTCGGCCAGATCGGCGGAGACGGTATGCAGCGGAGTGCCCTGGGCTTGCGCGTCGGTACGCAGGGCATCCAGGCCGGCCTGGCCTCGCGCGCAGGCCGAGACCTGCGCACCGGCGCCAGCAAACGCCAGCGCCATTTCACGGCCGATGCCCTTGCTGCCGCCGGCGATGAGCACGCGGCGGCCGGTGAAATCAATCACCGGCCTGCCACCCTGTAGAGCCGAGCCATGCTCGGCTGCATTTGCTGCGGTGTTCATGGCCCGTCCTGCCGAGCATGGCTCGGCACTACAGATAGCGTTACAGGTCGAACTTGATGCCCTGGGCCAGCGGCAGCGAATCCGAATAGTTGATGGTGTTGGTCTGGCGGCGCATATAGACCTTCCACGCATCCGAACCCGACTCGCGGCCACCGCCGGTGTCCTTCTCGCCACCGAAGGCGCCGCCGATCTCCGCACCGGACGTGCCGATGTTGATGTTGGCGATGCCGCAGTCGCTGCCGGCGGCCGACAGGAACTTCTCGGCGGTCTTCAGATTCTGGGTGAAGATCGACGAGGACAGGCCCTGCGGCACGCCGTTCTGCATGTCGATGGCTTCGTCGAGGCTGTCGTACGGCATCACGTACAGGATCGGCGCAAAGGTCTCGTGCTGGACCACGGCATCGCTGTTCTTCAGGCCCGAGACGATCGCCGGCAGTACGAAGTTGCCGGCGCGGTCGATGCGGGTGCCGCCGGTTTCGATGGTGCCGCCAGCGGCCTTGGCCTGGGCGATGGCATCGAGGAACTGCTGCACGGCGGCGTCGCTGTTCAGCGGGCCCATCAGGTTGGCGGGATCGGTCGGGTCGCCGATCTTGCCCTCGACCTGCTTGTAGGCCTTGACCAGGGTGGCCAGCACGTCGGCGTAGATCGAGCGGTGCACGATCAGGCGGCGGGTGGTGGTGCAGCGCTGGCCAGCGGTGCCGACGGCGCCGAAGACGATGCCCGGCACGGCCAGCTTCAGGTCGGCGGTTTCGTCCAGGATGATGGCGTTGTTGCCGCCCAGTTCCAGCAGGCAGCGGCCGAGGCGGCGCGCGACCTTCTCGTTGACGGTGCGGCCGACCTGGGTCGAGCCGGTGAAGCTGATCAGCGGCACGCGGCGGTCATCGACCATCTTTTCCGACAGCGCGGTGCCGGCATCGTTGATCAGGAAGAAGATGTCCGGGAAGCCGGCTTCGCGCAGGGCGTCGTTGCAGATCTTCAGCGAGGCGATGGCGGTCAGCGGCGTCTTGTTGGACGGCTTCCAGATGCACACGTCGCCACAGATGGCGGCCAGGAACGAGTTCCAGCTCCACACCGCGACCGGGAAATTGAAGGCCGAGATGATGCCGACCAGGCCCAGAGGGTGGTACTGCTCGTACATGCGGTGGCCGGGGCGCTCGGAATGCATGGTGTAGCCGTACAGCATGCGGCTCTGGCCCACGGCGAAATCGGCGATGTCGATCATCTCCTGCACTTCGCCATCGCCTTCCGGCTTGCTCTTGCCCATTTCCAGGGCGACCAGCGAACCCAGCGCATCCTTGTGCTTGCGCAGCGCTTCGCCGCACAGGCGCACGGCTTCACCGCGGCGCGGGGCCGGCGTGGTACGCCAGACCTTGAAGGCTTCCTGGGCGCGGGCGACGACGGTCTCGTACTCGGCCTCGGTGGTCGCGCGGACCTGCGCGATCGGCTCGCCGGTGGCCGGGTTGACCGGGGTGATCAGCTCACCGCTGGTCGCGCTCGACCACTCCCCGTTGCCCAGGTACGTGCCAGCGTTGATCGCGTCCAGGCCAAGGGACTTGAGCAGCTCGAAAGACATGCAGACTCCTGTGTTTCGTTACGTTGTTTGGCGCCATCGCGGGCAGGTGGGGGACGCGATGAACAGAACCGCCGATGGTAGCAGAGGGTGGTGGTGGAGCTTTGGTGCGGTGCGGGGTGGAACCGCACCGATAGGCCATCCCTATGCGGGGTGCCTGTTCAGGCTGGCAGCGCTTCGTCCACGCTGCGCGCGGTGTCAGGAATGGCCGGCTGTGGCGACCATGCGGGCGGGTTTCGATGCCACTGCCACGCGCTCTCGATGATCGGTGCCAGCTCGGTCCATCTGGGGTGCCACCCCAGCAATTGGCGAGCGCGGGTGGAGGAGGCGACGAGGCTGGCTGGATCGCCCGGCCGGCGTTCTGCCAACTCAAATGGAATGCTGCGCCCGCTCACCTCTGCGGCAGCGGCGATGACTTCGCGGACAGAGAAGCCCTGACCATTGCCGAGATTGAATGCATGCGCGCCGGGCGTGTGGTCCATGTACTCAAGAGCGAGCGCGTGGGCCTGGGCCAGATCCTGCACGTGTACATAGTCGCGTACGCAGGTGCCATCGGGCGTGGCGTAGTCATCGCCGAACACCTTCATGGCGTTGCCGATGCCCAATGCGGCACGCAGGACATTGGGGATCAGGTGGGTCTCGCAGGCATGGGCCTCGCCAATGCCGTGGTCGGGCAGGGCGCCAGCGGCATTGAAGTAGCGCAGACAGGTCGAGCGCAGGCCGTAGGCTGTGGCTGCGTCAGCGAGGATCCGCTCTGCCATCAGCTTGCTGGCGCCATAGGGGTTGATGGGCGCCTTGGGGTGGTCCTCGTCGATCATATCCGACTCTGGATTGCCGAATACCGCAGCGGTTGAAGAGAACACGATGCGATCGATGTCGTGGCGGCGCATGGCCTCCAGCAGGTTCAACGTGCCGGTGACGTTGTTCGCGTAGTAGGTATAAGGAGCGCAAACCGATTCGCCCACCAGAGAACGTGCGGCGAAGTGCATCACAGCGTCGAAATGACGGCCTTGGAGTGCGCGCTCGAGTGTTTCGGGGGCCAGTAGATCGGCTTCCAGCAGTTCACCCCAGCGGACCGCGTCGCGGTGACCGGTGGATAGGTTGTCGAGCACGGTTACGGAATGGCCGGCTTCGGCCAGGTACTGGGCCATGTGGCTGCCGATGTAGCCGGCGCCGCCGCAGATGAGGATGTCCGACACGCATCGTCCTTGTTGCAGAACCGGTTGCGAGTCTACCAGTGGTGATGAATCCGGGGCCGATCCTAGCGGCGGACGGATGCTGCTTGTGACGCAAAATGACGCAATTAGACACAGCCAGGCGCATTTAAAATTATTAATATTTTCAATTGCTTGGGTCGAATTCTACGACTAGGGCGGGGATTCTGCCGACCGAGGTTCCTATCTTTTGCTGCAGACATCATTCACAATTCAGTTACGCCTGATTGACAAACCTCTGACAATTTCGTGCTGCGTGGGGAGTCCATGCACGTGAAAGCGAACAATTCAGCGTTCGGTCGAGTCGTGAATGGAGAAGTGCTTTGCTACATGGATCAGTAGAAGACCTCCCCGCAGTGCGGGCCCCAGCGGGCCGCCGTCGCGTAGAAGCGCGGGCTGCCCTCGAGTTGGGCTTGCGGCTGGGCGATGTGTTGCTGCTGCCGGGCATGGCAGTGCTTTCCCATGCCCTGTTGTACGGTGCAGCTGCGCCGGACTCCTCGCAGCGAATCGTCTTTGGGGCGGTGATTCTCAGCGCCATAGTGTGCTTCTCCGTTGCGCCCTTGTATCGGAACTGGCGGATGCGCGGGTTGCTGGCCGACCTCTGGTTGCTGCTGCTGGCTTGGTCCGCCACCTTCGCGTTGTTCTCGCTCTACGCCGTCGTGGTCGGGCTTGCCGATGCGGTGCCGTCGACCTGGCTGATTGGCTGGTATGCCTTTGGCCTGGGGTCGATGGCGGCGCTGCGTGTGCTCCTGAGGGTGCAGCTGCACCGGCTGCGTTCGCGCGGCATGGATCATGAGCGGATCCTGCTGGTGGGGCTGCGGGCCCCGGCATTGCGGCTGCATCGCCTGCTGCGCGGGAAGCCGGAACTCGGCAAGAACGTCATTGGCTACTTTGCCTGCGCGGGCGATATCGCGACGCGCCGTGGGGGGGACGCCCCGTGCCGACTGGGGGGGCTGGAAGACGTTCCGCAGTACATGGATCAGTATCGCGGCGAATTCGATCAGGTGTGGGTGTCGCTGCCAATAGGGCATGCTGGCGCCATCAAGGACATGCTCAAGCAGATCGAGCGTTTTCCGGTGCCTGTGCGTCTGATTCCCGATACCACGGGCCTGGGGGCGCTCAATCCCGGCGTGCATCAGGTGGGGGATGTGCCGATGATCGGCGTCCGCCAAGGCCTGACGGATCATCGTTTCCGGCTGTTCAAGCGGGTCGAGGACATCATCGTTGCCGGCACAGCGGTGGTCTTGCTGGCGCCGTTGTTTGTCGTGCTCGCCATTGGCGTGAAGCTCAGCTCGCCGGGGCCGGTGTTGTTCCGTCAGAAGCGCCATGGGCTGGGCGGCAAAGAGTTCTGGATGCTCAAGTTCCGCTCCATGCGCGTGCACGCGGAGGGGGCGGGGCAGATCACCCAGGCAACGCGGGGTGATCCGCGCGTCACCCGGTTTGGCGCCTTCCTGCGCCGCAGCAGCCTGGATGAACTACCGCAGTTCTTCAATGTGCTGGGCGGGAACATGTCGGTGGTCGGGCCGCGCCCACACGCGATACAGCACAACAACTACTACGAGCGCGTGATCGAGCGTTACATGCATCGTCACTACGTCAAGCCCGGGATCACCGGCTGGGCGCAGGTGCACGGCCTGCGCGGCGAGACGCCGGAGCTGCGCTCGATGAAGAAGCGCGTGCAGTACGACATCGATTACATCCGGCGCTGGAGCCCGACGCTGGACGTGCGGATCATTGCGCTGACCGTGCTGAAGGTTCTAGGCCAGAAGTCGGCGTATTGAGGTGGTTGGTGTCCGGAACTGCGACGTAATTCCATGAATCTGTTGGCGATTTCATCGCTTGTAATGCGCTTGTAAGGTATCCTGTGCGGCTGCCGCCGGCCCTTGTTGCTCTGGTCGGGCGCGCCGCAAGGAATGCCATAGGATCCAGGTCAGTGTTCAAGAACGTTCTTTTTGTATGTGTCGGCAATATCTGCCGCAGCCCTTCGGCTGAAGTCATGCTCAGGCAGGCCGTGGCAGGCAAGGGCATCCAGGTGTCTTCGGCGGGCCTGGGCGCGCTGGTGGGGCACGGCATCGATGCTACCGCACAGGAGTTGCTGGTGGAGCAGGGCATGGATGGGTTGGCCCACCGCGCGCGCCAGATTGATGACGCCATCCTGGGAGCCGCTGACCTCGTGCTGACCATGGAGCGCAAGCACGTGCGGCGCATCGCCGAGATCGCGCCGCAGGCGTCCGGCAAGACCTTCCTGCTGGGCAAGTGGCAGCAGGATCGGGAGATTCCCGATCCGTATCGCCAGCAGCGTCCCGCGTTCGAGCATGTCTACAAGCTGATGGCTGAGGGCGTGGACAGTTGGGCGCGGCACTTCTGAAGTCCGCTGCGAATTCCTGTTCTGCAACTCTTTTCCCGCATTGAAGATTCCCAATCCATGACCACTGAAGCCCGTACCTCCGCGCCGGAAGACAGCGACGAGATCGATCTGCGCCAGCTGCTTGGAACCTTGATCGACTACAAGTGGTGGATCGTCGGCATTACCGGCCTGTTCTTCGTGGTCTCGGTTGCATACGCGCTGCTGGTTACCCCCGTCTATCGTGCAGATGCGATCATTCAGGTGGAGCCCAAGACGCCAAGCCTGCCTGGGCTTGCCGATATCAGCCAATCACTTGGCATGAGCACCGGTGCCGTCGAGGCAAGCACGGAGATCGCCCTGATCAAATCCCGCGCGGTCGTAGGGCACGCTGTCGAGCAGCTGAGGATGCATATCCAGGTCGTGCCAGAACGCTTCCCGGTCCTGGGTGGGTACATGGCGCGCCGCGCAGAAGCTGTCGATCCCGACGTGTTGGCAGCCCCGCTGCTGGGTATGTCGCGTTTTGGTTGGGGCGGAGAGGCGCTTGAGATATTCCAGCTCGACGTCCCGCGCCATCTCCTGTCCAGGGAGCTGACTCTTGTTGCCGGTGAACACGGTACCTACCAGTTGCTGGATGGGCACGGTGACCTGCTAGTGTCCGGCGTCGTTGGAAAGCCGGCCAGTGGGCGGGGAGTAACCCTGCAGGTGGCGAAGCTGCGGGCCAACCCGGGCATGAGGTTCGAGGTGGTCCGCGAGAGGCTGCTTACCGTAGTGGGTGATCTGCAGAAGGAAATTGGTGCGAGCGAGTCCGGCAAGGAGTCGGGTATTCTCGCACTCACTTATGAGAATACCAATGCGGATCTGGCGAAGAATTTTCTACAGAGGGTCGCGGAGGCATACGTGCGTCAGAACGTTGACCGCAACTCCGCTGAAGCGTCCGCGCAGCTGGCCTTCGTCAAGGAGGCGCTGCCCAATATCCGCAATCAGG
This genomic interval from Stenotrophomonas sp. 57 contains the following:
- a CDS encoding SDR family oxidoreductase — its product is MNTAANAAEHGSALQGGRPVIDFTGRRVLIAGGSKGIGREMALAFAGAGAQVSACARGQAGLDALRTDAQAQGTPLHTVSADLADVGQIQAWLQAAADALGGIDVLVNNATGYGMADDEDGWAASLQIDLMAAVRASRLALPWLRASRDACILNLSSIAAQQPRPGGAPYAAAKAALSHYTTSQALALAKDRIRVNAIAPGSIEFDDGLWDRRRTEDPALYHGTLAKIPFGRFGHPREIADAALFLCSPMARWITGHVLNVDGGQVLMG
- a CDS encoding aldehyde dehydrogenase family protein, whose translation is MSFELLKSLGLDAINAGTYLGNGEWSSATSGELITPVNPATGEPIAQVRATTEAEYETVVARAQEAFKVWRTTPAPRRGEAVRLCGEALRKHKDALGSLVALEMGKSKPEGDGEVQEMIDIADFAVGQSRMLYGYTMHSERPGHRMYEQYHPLGLVGIISAFNFPVAVWSWNSFLAAICGDVCIWKPSNKTPLTAIASLKICNDALREAGFPDIFFLINDAGTALSEKMVDDRRVPLISFTGSTQVGRTVNEKVARRLGRCLLELGGNNAIILDETADLKLAVPGIVFGAVGTAGQRCTTTRRLIVHRSIYADVLATLVKAYKQVEGKIGDPTDPANLMGPLNSDAAVQQFLDAIAQAKAAGGTIETGGTRIDRAGNFVLPAIVSGLKNSDAVVQHETFAPILYVMPYDSLDEAIDMQNGVPQGLSSSIFTQNLKTAEKFLSAAGSDCGIANINIGTSGAEIGGAFGGEKDTGGGRESGSDAWKVYMRRQTNTINYSDSLPLAQGIKFDL
- the galE gene encoding UDP-glucose 4-epimerase GalE, with amino-acid sequence MSDILICGGAGYIGSHMAQYLAEAGHSVTVLDNLSTGHRDAVRWGELLEADLLAPETLERALQGRHFDAVMHFAARSLVGESVCAPYTYYANNVTGTLNLLEAMRRHDIDRIVFSSTAAVFGNPESDMIDEDHPKAPINPYGASKLMAERILADAATAYGLRSTCLRYFNAAGALPDHGIGEAHACETHLIPNVLRAALGIGNAMKVFGDDYATPDGTCVRDYVHVQDLAQAHALALEYMDHTPGAHAFNLGNGQGFSVREVIAAAAEVSGRSIPFELAERRPGDPASLVASSTRARQLLGWHPRWTELAPIIESAWQWHRNPPAWSPQPAIPDTARSVDEALPA
- a CDS encoding undecaprenyl-phosphate glucose phosphotransferase — protein: MRAPAGRRRVEARAALELGLRLGDVLLLPGMAVLSHALLYGAAAPDSSQRIVFGAVILSAIVCFSVAPLYRNWRMRGLLADLWLLLLAWSATFALFSLYAVVVGLADAVPSTWLIGWYAFGLGSMAALRVLLRVQLHRLRSRGMDHERILLVGLRAPALRLHRLLRGKPELGKNVIGYFACAGDIATRRGGDAPCRLGGLEDVPQYMDQYRGEFDQVWVSLPIGHAGAIKDMLKQIERFPVPVRLIPDTTGLGALNPGVHQVGDVPMIGVRQGLTDHRFRLFKRVEDIIVAGTAVVLLAPLFVVLAIGVKLSSPGPVLFRQKRHGLGGKEFWMLKFRSMRVHAEGAGQITQATRGDPRVTRFGAFLRRSSLDELPQFFNVLGGNMSVVGPRPHAIQHNNYYERVIERYMHRHYVKPGITGWAQVHGLRGETPELRSMKKRVQYDIDYIRRWSPTLDVRIIALTVLKVLGQKSAY
- a CDS encoding low molecular weight protein-tyrosine-phosphatase, with product MFKNVLFVCVGNICRSPSAEVMLRQAVAGKGIQVSSAGLGALVGHGIDATAQELLVEQGMDGLAHRARQIDDAILGAADLVLTMERKHVRRIAEIAPQASGKTFLLGKWQQDREIPDPYRQQRPAFEHVYKLMAEGVDSWARHF